From one Sulfurimonas sp. HSL-3221 genomic stretch:
- a CDS encoding YceI family protein, with amino-acid sequence MKIYTRMLGAAAALSLSTSLLLGAVYDVDPTHSNVGFKIRHMMISNVNGRFAEFSGNYDLEGKVLKALSGTIKSASVDTDNAKRDDHLRSADFFDVAKYPEITFTMTSFDGDSVTGELTIHGVTRTVTLEAEVSGTIKDPWGMTRSSIILEGSIKRSDFGLTYNQVLEAGGVALSDKVKITIELEGIAKPV; translated from the coding sequence ATGAAAATCTACACTCGCATGTTGGGAGCCGCCGCGGCGCTTTCCCTCTCTACTTCCCTGCTCCTTGGCGCCGTGTACGACGTCGATCCGACCCACTCGAACGTCGGCTTCAAGATCCGCCACATGATGATCAGCAACGTCAACGGACGCTTTGCCGAATTCAGCGGGAACTACGACCTGGAAGGCAAAGTGCTCAAAGCGCTCTCCGGCACCATCAAGAGCGCCAGCGTCGATACGGACAACGCCAAACGCGACGACCATCTCCGCAGCGCCGACTTTTTCGACGTGGCGAAGTACCCGGAGATCACCTTTACCATGACCAGCTTCGACGGCGACAGTGTGACGGGAGAGCTGACGATCCACGGTGTCACCCGTACCGTCACCCTGGAAGCGGAAGTTTCGGGGACCATCAAGGACCCGTGGGGCATGACCCGCAGCAGTATCATTCTGGAGGGGAGCATCAAACGCAGCGACTTCGGGCTGACCTATAACCAGGTGCTCGAAGCGGGCGGTGTGGCACTGAGCGACAAGGTGAAGATCACCATCGAGCTCGAGGGGATCGCCAAGCCGGTATAA
- a CDS encoding TetR/AcrR family transcriptional regulator, with product MGTKKKILAGALKLFNEGNTQAATTNHIAASLGMSPGNLHYHFKNREAIILRLYEEMKAQTELAAEALPGSIGALHEHMLHLGRVYWAYRFFHRELLFLLSRDPELKALYVRDNLAHRERIVRVLSNLVENGCLEAPYANVLEHLADTTLLATQFWIPFLETLGTPLDEHNVEGMFTHVQGAMRPYLTPKGLKALADLGA from the coding sequence ATGGGAACGAAAAAGAAAATCCTTGCCGGGGCGCTGAAGCTCTTTAACGAGGGCAATACGCAGGCCGCGACGACGAACCATATCGCCGCGTCGCTCGGGATGAGCCCCGGCAACCTCCACTACCACTTCAAAAACCGCGAAGCGATTATCCTCCGCCTTTACGAGGAGATGAAAGCCCAGACGGAACTGGCCGCGGAAGCCCTTCCCGGCTCCATCGGCGCGCTGCATGAGCACATGCTGCACCTCGGCCGGGTCTACTGGGCGTACCGCTTTTTCCACCGCGAGCTGCTTTTCCTGCTCTCGCGCGATCCGGAGCTCAAAGCCCTCTATGTCCGGGACAACCTGGCCCACCGCGAACGCATCGTGCGCGTGCTCTCCAACCTCGTGGAAAACGGCTGCCTGGAGGCGCCGTATGCCAACGTCCTCGAGCACCTCGCCGACACGACCCTGCTGGCCACGCAGTTCTGGATCCCCTTCCTCGAAACCCTCGGCACGCCGCTTGATGAACACAATGTGGAGGGAATGTTCACGCATGTTCAGGGGGCAATGCGCCCCTATCTAACCCCCAAGGGGCTCAAGGCGCTCGCCGACCTCGGCGCATAG
- the nifE gene encoding nitrogenase iron-molybdenum cofactor biosynthesis protein NifE encodes MAMVNRAKIKELLNESACSHSKDKKPGEGCDKPKPGLAAGGCAFDGAQISLFPYADAVHLVHGPQTCLGASWETRESLSSYNGRNHTFMGFTTGITTNDVIFGGDKRLEDSIDYVVEHYKPEAIFVYSTCVTALVGDDIDMTCKLGSEKHGVPVVPVHAPGFVGGKNLGSRLAGEAVLEHLIGTKEPEYTTKYDINLIGDYNVTGDMWQYMPMFEKLGIRVLASMSGDGRVGDIRTAHRAKLNVIVCAKSLVTLVRKMNEKWDIPWVSVSFYGKRDTTFAIREIVKGLGDPELMEKAERLIDEEEAKLDLALEPYRRLFKGKKAVLNTGGNKAWSIASGLQDLGIEVVATSIKKSTADDIEKAREYLGEDGVLMDKPAAQQSKVIDERGAHILLAGGRSLYTAIKKKISFIDVNQEKKTSYGGYNGLINLAEDLKSAFANPVFANVSAKAPWEVG; translated from the coding sequence ATGGCAATGGTAAACCGCGCAAAGATCAAAGAGTTGTTGAACGAGAGTGCCTGTTCGCACAGCAAAGACAAAAAACCCGGCGAGGGGTGCGACAAGCCCAAACCGGGCCTTGCGGCAGGAGGGTGCGCCTTTGACGGCGCGCAGATCTCGCTCTTTCCCTATGCGGACGCCGTCCACCTCGTGCACGGCCCGCAGACCTGTCTCGGGGCCTCCTGGGAGACCCGCGAGAGCCTGAGTTCCTACAACGGGCGCAACCACACCTTTATGGGCTTCACGACGGGGATCACGACGAACGACGTTATCTTCGGCGGGGACAAGCGCCTGGAAGACTCCATCGACTACGTTGTCGAACACTACAAACCCGAGGCGATCTTCGTCTACTCCACCTGTGTCACGGCGCTGGTGGGCGACGACATCGACATGACCTGCAAACTCGGCAGCGAGAAGCACGGCGTGCCGGTCGTCCCGGTACATGCGCCGGGCTTTGTCGGGGGCAAGAACCTCGGTTCGCGTCTGGCGGGCGAGGCGGTGCTGGAGCACCTGATCGGCACCAAGGAGCCGGAATACACGACGAAGTACGACATCAACCTGATCGGCGACTATAACGTTACCGGCGATATGTGGCAGTACATGCCGATGTTCGAAAAGCTCGGCATCCGCGTGCTCGCCTCTATGAGCGGCGACGGCCGGGTCGGCGACATCCGCACGGCCCACCGCGCGAAGCTCAACGTCATCGTCTGCGCCAAGTCGCTCGTGACGCTGGTGCGCAAGATGAACGAGAAGTGGGACATCCCCTGGGTCTCCGTCTCCTTCTACGGCAAACGCGACACGACCTTCGCCATCCGCGAGATCGTCAAGGGGCTCGGCGACCCGGAGCTGATGGAGAAGGCCGAACGCCTGATCGACGAGGAGGAGGCGAAACTCGACCTCGCCCTCGAGCCTTACCGTCGCTTGTTCAAAGGCAAAAAAGCCGTCCTCAACACGGGGGGGAACAAGGCGTGGTCCATCGCGTCGGGCCTGCAGGATCTCGGTATCGAGGTCGTGGCGACCTCCATCAAGAAGTCGACGGCGGACGATATCGAAAAGGCGCGCGAATACCTCGGTGAGGACGGCGTGCTGATGGACAAACCCGCCGCGCAACAGTCCAAGGTCATCGACGAACGGGGTGCCCATATCCTCCTCGCCGGGGGGCGGAGCCTCTATACGGCGATCAAGAAGAAGATCTCCTTCATCGACGTCAACCAGGAGAAGAAGACCTCCTACGGCGGCTACAACGGCCTCATCAATCTCGCCGAGGATCTGAAGTCCGCCTTCGCGAACCCGGTGTTCGCCAATGTATCGGCCAAAGCGCCCTGGGAAGTCGGCTGA
- a CDS encoding sensor domain-containing diguanylate cyclase encodes MNIYHKKLHLAPALTYLVFFVLSALLILLFSHDILSDRVKGHLSAEKELTESTYQSIIGGFKSQADIIFYNRINVKDVIDLYKQVPTASETQRAAIRERLYELLLPVYRNISLYHLKQMHFHLSNNESFLRFHRPGRFGDDLTGVRDSVAYVNKTHKPVSGFEEGRIFNGYRFVYPLFDGNDYLGSVELSISMQTILERIRHAIHAETGFIILADTVKSKVFPEEQSYYVPSQLFENYMTEKVLAPRHASKTTALIRAYIRQNGSLDAMLARGRTFNFFETNDGNLYAITFVPVVNAISRKTVAYIIIDRRHGDLQARFFQYKVMAGVVVALLALLFYLLYRANLQRSAIEIDKRQLQSLIDLQKNVVILTDGHKLKFANRFFFESFGYDSLEDFLKEHECICELFIADERFFHLGKVPDGKQWVKTLMETPATRRIVKMLDREGTPRVYTVTINPIPGQRYIVVFTDISLTILNQRELERRASRDKLTHAYNREFLDSSFHKLCHSSNAQQKLLGVIMVDLDHFKRVNDTYGHNRGDEVLKTFVDVIRRAIRQEDFIIRWGGEEFLLLMMVDSLHSLTAIAEGVRERIETAAFAEVGQITASFGVTIYHEGDDLKTTIARSDKALYEAKASGRNIVVVDEAITETAL; translated from the coding sequence ATGAACATTTACCACAAGAAACTACATCTTGCACCGGCGTTGACCTACCTGGTATTTTTTGTGTTAAGTGCCCTGCTGATCCTCCTCTTCAGCCACGACATTCTGTCCGACCGCGTGAAGGGGCATCTCTCCGCCGAAAAAGAGCTGACGGAGTCGACCTACCAGAGCATCATCGGCGGGTTCAAATCCCAGGCCGACATCATCTTCTACAACCGCATCAACGTCAAAGACGTCATCGATCTCTACAAGCAGGTGCCGACGGCATCGGAGACGCAACGCGCCGCGATCCGCGAACGGCTCTACGAGCTCCTGCTTCCCGTCTACCGCAATATCAGCCTCTACCACCTCAAGCAGATGCATTTCCATCTCAGCAACAACGAGAGTTTTCTGCGCTTTCACCGCCCCGGGCGGTTCGGGGACGACCTGACCGGCGTACGCGACAGCGTCGCCTATGTCAACAAGACGCACAAGCCCGTCAGCGGCTTCGAGGAGGGGCGCATCTTCAACGGCTACCGTTTCGTCTATCCTCTCTTTGACGGGAACGACTACCTCGGCAGCGTCGAACTCTCCATCTCGATGCAGACCATCCTCGAAAGAATCCGCCACGCCATCCATGCCGAGACCGGTTTTATCATTCTCGCCGACACGGTAAAATCGAAAGTCTTTCCCGAAGAACAAAGCTATTATGTGCCCTCGCAACTGTTTGAGAACTACATGACCGAAAAGGTACTGGCCCCGCGGCACGCTTCGAAAACGACGGCGCTGATCCGCGCGTACATCCGGCAGAACGGCTCCCTGGACGCGATGCTCGCCCGGGGGCGCACCTTCAACTTCTTCGAAACCAACGACGGCAATCTCTACGCAATCACCTTCGTCCCCGTCGTCAATGCCATCTCCCGCAAAACCGTTGCCTACATCATCATCGACCGCAGGCATGGCGACCTCCAGGCCCGCTTCTTTCAGTACAAGGTCATGGCAGGCGTCGTCGTGGCCCTCCTGGCCCTGCTCTTTTACCTCCTCTACCGCGCCAACCTGCAGCGCAGTGCCATCGAAATCGACAAGCGCCAGCTGCAGTCGCTTATCGACCTGCAAAAAAACGTCGTCATCCTCACTGACGGCCATAAACTGAAGTTCGCCAACCGCTTTTTCTTCGAGTCGTTCGGCTACGACTCCCTCGAGGATTTCCTCAAGGAGCACGAGTGCATCTGCGAGCTCTTTATCGCCGACGAACGCTTTTTCCACCTCGGCAAGGTCCCCGACGGCAAACAGTGGGTCAAAACGCTGATGGAGACCCCCGCGACGCGGCGGATCGTCAAGATGCTCGACCGCGAGGGGACCCCCCGCGTCTACACCGTCACGATCAACCCCATCCCCGGGCAGCGCTACATTGTCGTCTTCACCGACATTAGTCTGACCATCCTCAACCAGCGGGAGCTCGAACGACGTGCCTCGCGGGACAAGCTGACCCACGCCTACAACCGCGAATTCCTCGACAGCTCCTTCCACAAGCTCTGCCACTCATCCAACGCACAGCAGAAACTGCTGGGGGTCATCATGGTGGACCTGGACCACTTCAAGCGCGTCAACGACACCTACGGCCACAACCGCGGCGACGAAGTGCTCAAAACCTTCGTCGACGTTATCCGCCGCGCCATCCGTCAGGAGGACTTTATCATCCGCTGGGGCGGCGAGGAGTTCCTGTTGCTGATGATGGTCGACAGCCTCCACAGCCTGACCGCCATTGCGGAGGGAGTCCGCGAACGTATCGAAACCGCGGCGTTCGCGGAGGTCGGGCAGATCACCGCGAGCTTCGGCGTCACCATCTACCACGAGGGGGACGACCTCAAAACCACCATCGCACGCAGCGACAAAGCCCTCTACGAGGCCAAGGCGTCCGGGAGAAACATCGTCGTCGTGGACGAGGCCATCACCGAGACCGCCCTCTAG
- the amrA gene encoding AmmeMemoRadiSam system protein A: protein MTLQDILLKLARAAIEERFGKPFSFSKEILMEQFPQLSEQRATFVTINIDGDSLRGCIGSLLPHATLFDDVIYNAKAAAFSDKRFFPLSESEYPYCSIEISLLGLPEELEYSDAEDLKTKIRPGIDGVILQQEDRSATFLPQVWEEFPSFDHFFGQLGVKAGIRGFALDHHPRIYIYQVERFEDRALDDEEALPEDAAAAEPAPAASYATAQDAEAGFYRALEYGDLDAMLGVWADDDAVVCIHPGGERIQGSAAVNRSWREMLSGQPIMRFELEEVQRTGDAQLSVHTLRERIFVGSQLAGVALTTNVYKQEEGGWRMLMHHASPDPVVMR from the coding sequence ATGACCTTGCAAGACATACTACTCAAACTCGCCCGCGCGGCGATCGAGGAGAGATTCGGAAAACCGTTCAGTTTTTCAAAAGAGATACTGATGGAGCAGTTTCCGCAGCTCTCCGAGCAGCGCGCGACGTTCGTGACGATCAACATCGACGGCGATTCGCTGCGCGGCTGTATCGGCTCGCTTCTGCCCCACGCCACCCTCTTCGACGACGTCATTTACAATGCCAAGGCCGCGGCCTTCAGTGACAAACGTTTTTTCCCGCTGAGCGAGAGCGAGTACCCCTATTGCAGCATCGAGATCTCGCTGCTGGGCCTTCCCGAAGAGCTGGAGTACAGCGACGCGGAGGATCTTAAAACGAAAATACGACCCGGAATAGACGGGGTGATCTTGCAGCAGGAAGACCGCAGCGCGACCTTCCTGCCCCAGGTGTGGGAGGAGTTCCCGAGCTTTGACCACTTCTTCGGTCAGCTGGGCGTCAAGGCGGGCATCAGAGGCTTCGCGCTCGACCATCATCCCCGGATCTATATCTATCAGGTCGAGCGTTTCGAGGACAGGGCGCTGGACGACGAGGAGGCGCTTCCCGAGGATGCGGCGGCTGCCGAACCGGCACCCGCGGCCTCCTATGCGACCGCCCAGGACGCTGAGGCGGGCTTCTACCGGGCGTTGGAGTACGGGGACCTGGACGCGATGCTGGGCGTATGGGCCGATGACGATGCCGTCGTCTGCATTCACCCCGGCGGGGAGCGCATCCAGGGGAGCGCCGCGGTCAACCGGAGCTGGCGCGAGATGCTCTCGGGGCAGCCCATCATGCGTTTTGAACTTGAAGAGGTCCAGCGTACGGGGGACGCGCAGCTCAGCGTCCATACGCTGCGCGAACGCATCTTCGTCGGCAGCCAGCTGGCCGGGGTGGCGCTGACGACGAACGTCTATAAGCAGGAAGAGGGGGGATGGCGGATGCTCATGCACCACGCCTCCCCCGATCCGGTGGTGATGCGCTAG
- a CDS encoding phosphoribosylanthranilate isomerase: MRVKITGITNLEDALAAVDEGADAIDFIFFQGSRRFITPEAAFKIVEQLPPFVEKVGIFVDSDAKFINKAIALSGITLAQIHFEATDALYGSLVAPHLRVVRAQRETDIDYLADRYRIVDVFGANTLKADGSLDLSWFDGKECSKIILSGNLTPENVEQALPYGFYGVDVSTAVESEPGKKDREKMRAFIRAAKQC, translated from the coding sequence ATGCGCGTAAAAATCACCGGCATCACCAATCTCGAGGATGCGCTCGCCGCCGTGGACGAAGGCGCCGACGCCATCGACTTTATCTTTTTCCAGGGCTCCCGGCGCTTCATCACTCCCGAGGCGGCCTTCAAGATCGTCGAACAGCTGCCCCCCTTCGTCGAGAAGGTCGGCATCTTCGTCGACAGCGATGCCAAGTTCATCAACAAGGCGATCGCGCTGAGCGGCATTACCCTCGCCCAGATCCACTTCGAGGCGACGGACGCCCTGTACGGCTCCCTTGTCGCGCCGCACCTGCGCGTCGTGCGCGCGCAGCGCGAGACCGATATCGACTACCTCGCCGACCGCTACCGCATCGTCGACGTTTTCGGCGCGAACACGCTCAAAGCGGACGGCAGCCTGGATCTCAGTTGGTTTGATGGAAAAGAGTGCTCGAAGATCATCCTCTCGGGCAATCTGACGCCCGAAAACGTCGAGCAGGCCCTCCCCTACGGTTTTTACGGCGTCGACGTCAGCACCGCGGTCGAGAGCGAACCGGGCAAAAAGGACCGCGAAAAGATGCGGGCCTTTATCCGCGCCGCCAAGCAGTGCTAA
- a CDS encoding cold-shock protein, translated as MADLKHGTVKWFNSEKGFGFIAPNEGGDDVFVHFRQVNRSGYGRVELNEGQEVTFEIGQGQKGPQAENVTAL; from the coding sequence ATGGCAGATCTTAAACACGGAACCGTTAAATGGTTCAACAGCGAAAAAGGCTTTGGGTTTATCGCCCCGAATGAAGGCGGCGACGACGTATTTGTACACTTCCGCCAGGTCAACAGAAGCGGCTACGGCCGTGTCGAGCTCAACGAGGGTCAGGAAGTGACCTTTGAGATCGGCCAGGGGCAGAAAGGCCCGCAGGCGGAGAACGTTACCGCCCTGTAA
- a CDS encoding superoxide dismutase: MAFELMKLPFEEAALEPMISAETIQYHYGKHHQGYVNNLNKLIEGGKYADASLLDIIRKSKGPTFNNAAQVFNHDFYWYGLSTEKTSPSTVLMDKIEHDHGSMEDFKDAFLNAAASLFGSGWVWLVNQNGSLAIKKYSNAETPIKDGLRPLLVCDVWEHAYYIDQRNNRAAYLENWWKLINWKFVSDNWAAKEDDPIIGYN, translated from the coding sequence ATGGCATTCGAACTGATGAAACTGCCTTTTGAAGAGGCGGCACTGGAACCGATGATCTCCGCGGAGACGATTCAGTACCACTACGGCAAGCACCACCAGGGCTACGTGAACAATCTCAACAAGCTGATCGAAGGCGGCAAATACGCGGACGCGTCGCTGCTCGACATTATCCGCAAATCCAAGGGCCCCACGTTCAACAATGCCGCGCAGGTCTTCAACCACGACTTCTACTGGTACGGCCTGAGCACGGAGAAGACTTCTCCTTCCACGGTGCTCATGGACAAGATCGAGCACGACCATGGCTCCATGGAGGATTTCAAAGACGCCTTCCTCAACGCCGCCGCAAGCCTCTTCGGCTCCGGCTGGGTCTGGCTCGTCAACCAAAACGGCAGCCTCGCCATCAAGAAGTACAGCAATGCCGAAACACCGATCAAAGACGGCCTGCGCCCCCTGCTCGTCTGCGACGTCTGGGAACACGCCTACTACATCGACCAGCGCAACAACCGCGCGGCCTACCTGGAAAACTGGTGGAAGCTCATCAACTGGAAGTTCGTCTCCGACAACTGGGCAGCCAAAGAAGACGACCCGATTATCGGGTACAACTAA
- a CDS encoding DUF3530 family protein encodes MHRLLLTALVPISLLAVTLPEKALYLEGSSDKGIILAHGKGMHPDFKVVGPLRKALNEDLDFHTLSLQMPTNHEDYEGYEAEQPRVNAMIDQAIVYLKEHGVKTIYLMGHSLGAGMTSSYLVSHPDTSVDGYIAVGCRGNGSKVISCNDNMPKINVSVLDVWGRANGEDEGFAATRRKLVGPNYKQYGIDGANHVLDGAEGFFVDEVETWLEGQETE; translated from the coding sequence ATGCATCGACTGCTGCTGACCGCACTTGTTCCCATTTCACTACTGGCCGTCACCCTGCCCGAAAAAGCACTCTACCTCGAAGGCAGTAGCGACAAAGGCATTATTCTCGCGCACGGCAAGGGGATGCATCCCGATTTCAAAGTCGTCGGGCCGTTGCGAAAGGCGCTGAACGAAGACCTGGATTTCCATACCCTCTCCTTGCAGATGCCGACGAACCACGAGGACTACGAAGGGTACGAGGCGGAGCAGCCGCGTGTAAACGCCATGATCGACCAGGCCATCGTCTATTTGAAAGAGCATGGGGTGAAGACGATCTACCTCATGGGGCACTCGCTGGGGGCGGGGATGACCTCGAGCTACCTTGTTTCGCACCCCGATACATCCGTTGACGGCTACATCGCCGTGGGGTGCCGGGGCAACGGCAGCAAAGTGATCTCCTGCAACGACAACATGCCGAAGATCAACGTGAGCGTGCTGGACGTCTGGGGCAGGGCGAACGGGGAGGACGAAGGGTTCGCCGCGACGCGAAGAAAACTTGTCGGACCGAACTATAAACAGTACGGCATCGACGGCGCGAACCATGTGCTCGACGGCGCTGAGGGGTTCTTTGTCGACGAGGTCGAAACGTGGCTTGAAGGTCAGGAAACGGAATAG
- a CDS encoding ABC-F family ATP-binding cassette domain-containing protein — MIQFSNLSKSFGSQELFSNLNFQLNPGNKVGLVGRNGSGKSTLFKIILGEESPDTGEVITPKGYRIGALKQYLHFTEPTLREEAALALSEEMQYDFYRVEKILFGLGFDQEDLDKAPGSFSGGYQIRINLAKLLVTEPNLLLLDEPTNYLDILSLRWLKAFLRNFKGEVILITHDRDFMDSIVTHTMGLVRRSLFVIPGDTHKFYDQLKANDELYEKQKAADDKKRKELEDFIARNKARASTAALAQSKVKQLEKMGEMDDLGFDATLTFDFNFKETPAKVLLDVKDLSFGYTPEHLLFKDVSFTLERGQCLAIIGKNGSGKSTLLNNIAGELTPLSGEVAFHPSTSFGHFGQTNISRLNPDQTIMEEIYEANPKLSAAVVRGICGGMMFSGDLAEKKVSLLSGGEKSRVMLGQILARPANLLFLDEPTHHLDIDSIEALMVAIENFQGSCIIVTHSEEMLRRVADRLIIFSKNGAEYFDGGYDDFLAKIGWGEEDQVEKVKTAPKNNYKANKKEINALTRERSKATAPLRKAVEKLEKAIMEGEARIKTLHAELVSASNSGDNSRVMELHQTVAKEEKAVEADFERLAEAQEELDELMESYEKRFAELEG; from the coding sequence ATGATACAGTTTTCAAACCTCTCCAAAAGCTTCGGCAGCCAGGAGCTTTTCAGTAACCTCAATTTCCAGCTCAACCCGGGCAACAAGGTCGGGCTCGTCGGCCGCAACGGCAGCGGCAAGTCCACGCTCTTCAAGATCATCCTCGGCGAGGAGAGCCCTGACACCGGCGAAGTCATCACCCCCAAGGGCTACCGCATCGGCGCGCTCAAGCAGTACCTCCACTTCACCGAACCGACCCTTCGCGAAGAGGCGGCGCTGGCCCTCAGCGAGGAGATGCAGTACGACTTCTACCGGGTCGAGAAGATCCTCTTCGGCCTCGGTTTCGACCAGGAGGACCTCGACAAGGCCCCCGGCTCCTTCTCCGGCGGCTACCAGATCCGCATCAACCTCGCCAAGCTGCTGGTGACCGAACCGAACCTGCTGCTGCTCGACGAACCGACCAACTACCTCGACATCCTTTCCCTGCGCTGGCTCAAGGCTTTCTTGCGCAACTTCAAGGGCGAGGTGATCCTCATCACCCACGACCGCGACTTCATGGACTCCATCGTCACCCACACCATGGGCCTCGTGCGCCGCAGCCTCTTTGTCATCCCCGGCGACACGCACAAGTTCTACGACCAGCTCAAGGCCAACGACGAGCTCTACGAGAAGCAGAAGGCCGCCGACGACAAGAAGCGCAAGGAGCTCGAGGACTTCATCGCCCGCAACAAGGCGCGCGCCTCCACCGCGGCGCTGGCCCAGTCCAAGGTCAAACAGCTTGAGAAGATGGGGGAGATGGACGACCTCGGCTTCGACGCGACGCTGACGTTCGACTTCAACTTCAAGGAGACCCCGGCCAAGGTGCTCCTCGACGTCAAGGACCTCAGCTTCGGCTATACGCCGGAGCACCTCCTTTTCAAGGACGTCTCCTTCACACTGGAGAGGGGGCAGTGCCTCGCCATCATCGGGAAGAACGGCTCGGGTAAATCGACCCTCCTCAACAACATCGCCGGCGAACTCACCCCTCTCAGCGGCGAAGTGGCGTTTCACCCATCAACCTCGTTCGGCCACTTCGGGCAGACGAACATCTCGCGCCTCAACCCGGACCAGACCATCATGGAGGAGATCTACGAGGCCAACCCGAAACTCTCCGCCGCCGTCGTGCGCGGCATCTGCGGCGGCATGATGTTCAGCGGCGACCTCGCCGAGAAGAAGGTCTCCCTGCTCTCGGGCGGTGAGAAGAGCCGCGTCATGCTCGGCCAGATCCTCGCGCGCCCGGCGAACCTGCTCTTCCTCGACGAACCGACCCACCACCTCGACATCGACTCCATCGAGGCGCTGATGGTCGCCATCGAGAATTTCCAGGGCTCCTGCATCATCGTCACCCACTCCGAGGAGATGCTCCGCCGCGTCGCCGACCGGCTCATCATCTTCTCCAAAAACGGGGCCGAGTACTTCGACGGCGGCTATGACGACTTTTTGGCGAAGATCGGCTGGGGCGAGGAGGACCAGGTAGAAAAGGTCAAAACCGCCCCCAAGAACAACTACAAGGCGAACAAAAAAGAGATCAACGCGCTCACCCGCGAACGCTCCAAGGCGACCGCGCCGCTGCGCAAAGCGGTGGAGAAGCTGGAGAAAGCGATCATGGAGGGTGAAGCGCGCATCAAAACGCTCCACGCGGAGCTTGTAAGCGCTTCGAACAGCGGGGACAACTCCAGGGTGATGGAACTCCACCAGACCGTCGCCAAAGAGGAAAAAGCGGTCGAGGCTGATTTCGAACGCCTCGCAGAAGCGCAGGAAGAACTCGACGAGCTCATGGAAAGCTACGAGAAGCGCTTCGCGGAGCTGGAGGGGTGA